Proteins found in one Helicobacter sp. NHP19-003 genomic segment:
- a CDS encoding AAA family ATPase: protein MITRWSLIQTLRRYKKAIIGAFALLVGVVFVVFLFFREPTQLVSIQDFNALLRTEKIQSIEIDSRYIYLKTRFKIYKTARLGWTDSMQFPTNIPIEVLQEDNTTQQLLNLVIIFFFLVLLAVILRFAWSKKPLLQPSLDTAQQRQNTPMPSLHATLPSVRFKDVAGTKEVKEELYEIVDYLKNPKKYQDLKIKLPKGVLLVGPPGVGKTMIAKALAAEAKVPFFYHSGSAFVQIYVGVGAKRVRELFAKAKAFSPSIVFIDEIDAVGKARGHQRNDEREATLNQLLTEMDGFEESAQVIVIGATNKIDVMDEALLRSGRFDRRIFISLPDLEERVQILESYLQDKQHNLDCLEVAKICVGFSGAMLASLVNESALNTLRRNAAQISMKDILEVKDKIAFGKKKNVTLSEQEKNLYALYQSAKALSAYWLEVEFDKVLLVGEFLAASDRRILSKSEMNNSIKVHLSGMIVLDLFFKESYTLAKDDLRHALETAKKMCEEYGMGHKFIGDRADVEALLSALYTEQREFLGNFKAQVQAMAQALLDKEKLSKTQIQEILRSFV from the coding sequence ATGATTACGAGGTGGAGCTTGATTCAAACTTTGCGGCGGTATAAAAAGGCGATCATCGGTGCTTTTGCGCTCTTGGTGGGTGTGGTCTTTGTGGTGTTTTTGTTTTTTAGAGAGCCAACACAGCTGGTGAGTATCCAAGATTTTAATGCGCTTTTACGCACCGAAAAAATCCAAAGCATTGAGATCGACAGCCGCTATATTTACCTAAAAACCCGCTTCAAAATCTACAAAACCGCCCGTTTAGGCTGGACCGATTCGATGCAATTTCCCACAAACATCCCTATTGAGGTGTTGCAAGAGGACAACACCACGCAACAACTCCTAAATTTAGTGATCATCTTTTTCTTTCTGGTGCTCTTGGCGGTGATCTTGCGCTTTGCGTGGAGCAAAAAGCCGTTGTTGCAACCCTCCCTAGACACTGCCCAACAACGCCAAAATACCCCCATGCCATCTTTGCACGCCACGCTGCCTAGTGTCCGTTTTAAAGATGTGGCGGGTACAAAAGAGGTCAAAGAAGAACTTTATGAGATTGTGGATTACTTAAAAAACCCCAAAAAATACCAAGATTTAAAAATCAAATTGCCTAAAGGAGTTTTGCTCGTGGGTCCCCCCGGGGTGGGTAAAACAATGATCGCCAAAGCCCTAGCCGCTGAGGCGAAAGTGCCTTTTTTCTACCATAGTGGGAGCGCGTTCGTGCAAATTTATGTGGGCGTGGGGGCTAAGAGGGTGCGCGAGCTCTTTGCCAAAGCCAAAGCCTTTAGTCCGTCCATCGTGTTTATCGATGAAATCGATGCGGTGGGCAAGGCCAGAGGGCATCAGCGCAATGATGAAAGAGAGGCCACGCTCAACCAGCTTTTAACCGAGATGGACGGCTTTGAGGAAAGTGCACAGGTGATCGTGATCGGGGCGACGAATAAAATCGATGTGATGGATGAAGCTTTGCTTAGAAGTGGTCGGTTTGATCGGCGCATTTTTATCTCTTTGCCCGACTTAGAGGAGAGGGTGCAGATTTTGGAGTCCTATTTGCAAGACAAGCAACACAATTTAGATTGTTTGGAGGTGGCAAAAATTTGCGTGGGTTTTAGCGGGGCGATGTTAGCGTCTTTGGTCAATGAGAGCGCCTTAAATACTCTAAGACGCAACGCGGCACAGATCAGCATGAAGGACATTTTAGAGGTGAAAGACAAGATTGCCTTTGGTAAAAAGAAAAATGTAACTTTGAGCGAACAAGAAAAGAATTTATACGCCCTTTATCAAAGCGCAAAGGCTTTGAGTGCCTACTGGCTAGAAGTGGAGTTTGACAAGGTACTCTTGGTCGGGGAGTTTTTGGCCGCAAGCGACAGGCGTATTTTAAGCAAGAGCGAGATGAACAACAGCATCAAGGTGCATTTAAGTGGGATGATTGTGTTGGATTTATTTTTTAAAGAAAGCTACACTTTGGCCAAGGACGACTTGAGACACGCCCTAGAAACCGCTAAAAAGATGTGTGAAGAGTATGGCATGGGGCATAAGTTCATCGGGGATCGGGCAGATGTGGAGGCACTTTTGAGCGCGCTTTACACCGAGCAAAGAGAGTTTTTGGGCAATTTCAAGGCGCAGGTGCAAGCGATGGCCCAGGCCCTGTTAGACAAAGAGAAGTTAAGCAAAACCCAAATCCAAGAGATTTTGCGCTCTTTTGTGTGA